In Nitrospirota bacterium, a single window of DNA contains:
- a CDS encoding YbaB/EbfC family nucleoid-associated protein, with the protein MEEREGGQPTDWIQQAQNLQRKIKEAQEELAHREVVAQSGGGMVEVKANGRMEIVSIRIEPEILRGGDVAFIQDLITSGVNEALRRSQQMAAEELAKVAGGMALGARFPGA; encoded by the coding sequence ATGGAGGAACGCGAAGGCGGACAGCCCACGGATTGGATTCAGCAGGCACAAAATCTGCAACGGAAAATCAAGGAAGCCCAGGAGGAGCTTGCTCATCGGGAGGTGGTGGCCCAATCCGGTGGGGGGATGGTTGAGGTGAAGGCCAACGGTCGGATGGAAATTGTTTCCATCCGGATCGAGCCGGAAATTCTGCGCGGCGGGGACGTGGCGTTCATCCAGGATCTCATCACCTCGGGCGTCAACGAGGCCCTCCGACGGTCCCAGCAGATGGCTGCGGAGGAATTGGCCAAGGTGGCCGGTGGGATGGCCCTGGGCGCAAGATTCCCCGGCGCCTGA
- the dnaX gene encoding DNA polymerase III subunit gamma/tau, whose product MSYHVLARKWRPSRLEDVVGQDHVVRAISGAIRTGRIPHAFLFCGPRGVGKTTLARLLAKALNCEKGPTAEPCGRCSTCQAIPTGACVDVLEIDGASHTSVDDVRRIIEAVQYAPASARFKVYIVDEVHMLSVSAFNALLKTLEEPPSHVKFVFATTDPQKIPATIVGRCQRFDFWRISSELIAAKLRKITESEKLEADPDALVALARFAEGSLRDAEVLLDQIANFAAGEADGKSVGKGPASGRITRDSVSHFLGLPPREKIEALLDALVTRDAPVVMTVYHQLYSEGFDLMVVAKGLLEEAHALLVCATAKDAAGRILQKSEEEMEGLARRAASSSQADLVQIGEILAQMCAQMATSSDPYVVATTALSKITLLPRLMDLGQIFGRLEAASAGGRTESGPLGPSRAEPVSRGTVTAPKSQVAATAPTASSFTEFVLAKNRMLGAVVKQSDVVLEQGRIVVCPPSGDAFSASVLEDKKKDLRAWAAEFYREDLDIVVGAPRPPSAASEGPKTNDEIDGHPMYKEFVKIFQPAVK is encoded by the coding sequence ATGAGCTATCACGTTCTGGCGCGCAAATGGCGCCCGTCCCGCCTCGAGGATGTCGTCGGCCAGGATCACGTTGTTCGGGCGATTTCGGGCGCCATCCGGACGGGAAGGATTCCCCACGCCTTTCTCTTTTGCGGGCCTCGGGGAGTGGGAAAAACGACTCTGGCCCGGCTCCTGGCGAAAGCCTTGAATTGCGAAAAAGGTCCGACGGCGGAGCCCTGCGGCCGGTGTTCAACGTGTCAGGCGATTCCCACGGGTGCCTGCGTGGATGTGCTGGAAATCGATGGAGCATCTCACACCAGCGTGGACGACGTTCGGCGAATCATCGAGGCCGTGCAATATGCCCCCGCGTCGGCCCGCTTCAAGGTTTACATCGTGGATGAAGTGCACATGCTCTCGGTGAGCGCATTCAACGCGCTCCTCAAGACGCTGGAGGAGCCGCCATCGCATGTGAAATTCGTATTTGCCACCACCGACCCGCAGAAGATTCCGGCCACGATCGTGGGCCGTTGCCAGCGTTTTGATTTCTGGAGAATTTCCTCGGAACTGATCGCGGCGAAACTTCGTAAGATAACGGAGTCGGAGAAGCTCGAAGCCGACCCGGATGCCCTCGTCGCCCTGGCGCGTTTTGCGGAGGGCAGCCTCCGCGATGCGGAGGTGCTCTTGGACCAGATCGCCAACTTTGCAGCGGGTGAGGCGGACGGAAAATCGGTCGGAAAGGGCCCGGCCTCGGGCCGTATCACGCGCGACAGCGTGTCCCATTTTCTCGGCCTTCCGCCGCGAGAGAAGATTGAGGCGCTCCTCGATGCCCTCGTAACGCGGGACGCGCCGGTGGTCATGACCGTGTATCATCAGTTGTACTCGGAAGGGTTTGATCTCATGGTGGTGGCCAAGGGATTGTTGGAAGAAGCTCATGCGTTATTGGTTTGTGCTACCGCGAAGGATGCCGCCGGAAGAATTCTCCAGAAATCGGAGGAGGAAATGGAGGGCCTTGCCCGTCGGGCGGCGTCGTCTTCGCAGGCCGATCTTGTCCAGATCGGTGAAATCCTGGCCCAGATGTGTGCCCAGATGGCGACATCCAGCGATCCCTACGTGGTGGCTACTACCGCTCTGTCCAAGATCACGCTGCTGCCGCGGCTGATGGACCTCGGCCAGATTTTCGGACGGCTCGAAGCGGCGTCAGCCGGTGGAAGGACTGAATCCGGACCCTTGGGGCCAAGCCGAGCGGAGCCGGTTTCGCGCGGTACCGTCACCGCTCCGAAATCGCAGGTGGCCGCTACGGCGCCCACAGCCTCGTCTTTCACCGAGTTTGTCCTGGCGAAGAATCGAATGCTCGGCGCGGTGGTCAAGCAGTCGGACGTGGTCCTGGAACAGGGTCGGATCGTGGTCTGCCCCCCCTCCGGGGACGCTTTCTCGGCCTCGGTCCTCGAGGACAAGAAGAAGGACCTTCGCGCCTGGGCGGCGGAATTCTACCGTGAGGATCTCGATATTGTAGTGGGCGCCCCTCGACCTCCATCGGCGGCGTCCGAGGGGCCTAAGACGAACGACGAGATCGACGGTCATCCCATGTACAAGGAGTTCGTGAAGATCTTTCAGCCCGCTGTGAAATAA
- a CDS encoding CbiX/SirB N-terminal domain-containing protein, with product MKALLLVIHGTRDPGGLSEIRSFVRGVRRKLKKIRVEFAFLAPGPNSLPTMAQRLRERGSKEIDVIPFLLFSGAHVRRDIPRMLSEIRLKNPDLTIRLGRHIGPSVEAVRIALTRWREMSRR from the coding sequence ATGAAGGCGCTCCTCCTCGTCATTCACGGCACCCGCGATCCGGGGGGTCTGAGCGAGATCCGATCGTTCGTGCGCGGGGTCCGGCGGAAACTGAAAAAGATCCGCGTGGAATTCGCCTTTCTGGCGCCCGGCCCCAATTCGCTGCCCACGATGGCGCAGCGGCTTCGGGAACGGGGGAGCAAAGAAATAGATGTGATCCCATTCCTCCTCTTCTCCGGCGCCCACGTGAGGCGAGACATCCCCCGAATGCTTTCGGAGATCCGTCTCAAGAATCCCGATCTCACAATCAGGCTCGGTCGCCACATTGGACCGTCCGTGGAAGCCGTGCGGATCGCACTCACCCGATGGCGGGAGATGTCTCGGCGATGA